The sequence below is a genomic window from Glycine max cultivar Williams 82 chromosome 20, Glycine_max_v4.0, whole genome shotgun sequence.
aattagctTTTTTTAGTAGTTAAATATATGGGAGAAACTTAATTCATTttcccttcttcttttcttctcttgtaAGTACTTATCGAGAAGTTTATTCAAATATGGCCTAAATTTCTTATATTCAAAAATGCCTAATGCTAATTTAGTCACTTTAGTATTTTGATGTGAACAGTGTGTATAAGTTGGCATCTAAAGGTCCTCAAAAGGTGCTGATGTATCTTGTGTTTCATGAGCATTTGTTATGTATTCAGTAAAGTTACCATGAAAGTTAAACAAAAGTGTAGACATTGTTTTAAGACATTGCATGTATGTCATGGAAAATTCACcttaagatagatgtttatagCCTGGTAGAGATCATCATGCCCTAATCGGCCAATAGCTGGCACAGTTTCAGCCAGGGAGACAAATTTTGACACTGGCATATTATCATCCCTTGCCACCACTTGAAGATAGGAATCAATGAGCTTACCAACACTTCTGATTGATTTTATCAAGTGTCTGTTATCCACAGTAGCAGGGGagatttttttccaaaactttAAGTAACTTTCCAACACTGCTAGGACTAATTCCGTGTCATAAAAGTTTTGGTCCAAAGGGGATGTTGAAGGATAAAGCAGGTCACTCACTGTTGCCTCCTCAAACTGTATGTTGGCTCTCTTTACTAGTTCTGTTTTGGTCACTGGGGAGACACCATGAGGGCTTGAAATGCTGAGAAGCCTTAACAAGAAGCCAGCTGAAATCGACCCTCTATTAGCAGGAATCATGCTGACAATTGTCTCCAGAATTTTTCGGCTCACAGCTTTAGATTTTTCTGCTTGTGTTGCTGAATTGAATGAACTTTTAAGCTTTGTGATGCTGGGTAGCCACTTACAGGCATAGACATGCAGAGCTTCGCCAATAAGCTGTGGTGGGAGCACATAAGTTGATCTAATAGCCATTAATATGCACCTGAAAAGATCTATGTTAAGATCGGACACATCCTCAGTCCACCAATCCTTTGGGACTGAATGATGCTGTTTTCTGGTATAACCGGGCCTAGTGTAGGTGTAGGACCATTTGACCTGCACATAATCAATTAATCTGAATGCACCAGAAAATTTTCTTGAGAATGGTTATCCATCACCAAACGAAATTTTAGTAGCCTCAAAAGAAATCAAACTCGTATCTGTaaaaagcattaaaaaaaactccAAATCTTTAAGCACTTGTGAATTCACATTTACCCCATTCACTCAAGTGCCGAAATGAACGTGTCAAATTAAATTGAGTAAAAGTTACTAGTTCCAACGTTAACCCACTCAAAGGAATAAAGTCATAAAAATTCAAACTCTTATATCCTCTTAAACCAACTAATGTCAACCTTGGTAGAAATCAATCTAAGCAATTATACAATGATATTTaatgtaaaactatttattatattaaaaaaaatcaatctaaGCAATTATACAATGATATTTaatgtaaaactatttattatattaaaaaaaatcaatatatactttttaaaataattcaaagtgCATGATGTGCAATTTAGCTTTAGCTAGCGGGTGAAACCTTTAGCTTTAGGTTCAAATTAGGGGATTTCACCTCTGTTGTGCACTTGTTACAGCTATTGCAAGTGCAGAAGAAAATGGAATCAAGTTACAATGTATTATATAAGGGTATAGTGGGCATGCATGAGATAAACAATGTAAGGTAGTAAAACCATTGTGCTGACATAGTATAGAGTATAACatgtttttaccaaaaataaaaaagctagACCTTGGAACTGTAATGTGATTGTGATGAAACAGAACAATTAATTGATCCCATATTCCTATTTGGTTTGAGTTGCAACTGCTACTCTTGTCTATATACACTGTGCAGGCTCCTGTTATATGCCCTACcctttttttgataaataaagcatgatgatttatattatatgtatagaGAGAGAAGCAAAAtgagacaaaaataattaaattattcatgtcCAATTGCTTTCGTTATATGTTGTTAAATCTCTCTTCTCAAAATCAACTAAGGCAGGAGAAATCACACACATTAGCACAAATGATATGCATATATTTGTTCAAttgaatgtacacagtatggtTCTGTGGTCTGTCAGCATTTATTGCGCTAAATAGATCCTTGACTATAACactttgattaaaatatttacgTACAAATAGCATGTAGATAGCTGTTGTTTGAggtaaagataatatatatattttaatgttttttcttctctcgGATAAGaacttgatttttcttgatACCTGAGTTTTATTGTGATCAAAATGCATACAtcaaaactgatttttttttttatttgtattcttTTAAACATTTGATTTGATAATCTTACTATTGATCAAGTGTGAATGTCATGTTGAAATTATGTATGCCACATTACAGGGTATTAGGAAACGAGCACAAGCAATTCAAAAACACAACGACTGCCCTCACCTACTTTCACGTGGGGGATATGATTTACTTGAGAAGAAATTATTAgatgagaagagaaaaagagtaaaagagGAAGCATTGTTGAGTGAAAATCCAGCAAGTGTTGACGACCCCCCATCTCCAATTAAAAGACATGTTAAGTGGAAGGTTGCTCGGACCAGGGCTTCTGGCAATATGACATCTGAGTCGGCACAGGAAATCGCGGATAAAATTGTAAGTTGAACAATATGGTGCACTGTTCATATGTCTAGTAATATGTTGTAATCACAATCACCGCACGTTTTGTTTGTCTTTGTGGCTTGAATTGCGTAGGACTCCTTAGAAGAGCAGGTTACGCAGGGCTCATTTGTACCCCATGGTCGGCAAGACATACTGAAcactgccattgggcgacctgACCATGGGGGTCGCGTTCGTGCAGAGGGCTCAGGTGTCACTATTACTCAGTACTACAGAAGGGCATCAAGGACATGTAGCAACTCATCCACATCCATCACTCAACAATAATTAGATGAAGTTGTTGCAAGGCTTAGGGAAGACATGAGTGGTCAAATTAGGGAAGAATTGAGGAGTCAGATTAAGGAAGAATTGAGCACTCATCTagaagaggaaaataaaatgaGCTTGGAAAGAATTACTATGGCATTGAAAGAGGCTATTAAAATAGAGTTGTCACATAAAGGATCCTCGGAGTCACTAATAATTCAGCCAGACATACAACAATTAGGCGCGTGTGTCAGCACTAAGGGAAGTAATGCTCAAAGCAATGCCCAGCCTTCACGGGAAAATGATGGTGATGTGATACCAAAGATGGGATTGTATGTGCAGCGTAAGGATGGTACACTAGGGTTGGTGGCCATGGGGAAAATAATGGATGGGGATTCAGTGATACACACTGTGGCTTATGTAGATGATGTTGCAAGGGTAAGTGTGGATACAGTTATCGATCCTGACGCTGAGATCCCCTATTCAGTATGTGAAGCAGGCCCTTCATACATTTGTAGCTTGGCCCACAAACCTTGTTAAACTTGTATTAGATGAGGTAACACCTTTGCTTTCACATACATGAATTAAGACATTCGTACATTACTCATGAAACACTGACCCACATTCATTTGCCATGTAGGATGAAGAAATTATTCCGCACAAAGTGTATGCACATGGAGATAAGCCGGCTAATGTGGATGCAGATGATCCAATGTGTGGCCTGATAAAGTACAACTTTGATATTTACGACAACCCAGTGGAATTCAAATTTGATGGGAGTAAATTTGGAATTGTAGATGCACCTACATCGATATTCCTAACATATTCTGATGTTAGTGAAATAATAGCAGGAGACAAAAGTTTGAACATATCTGTACAACAATTATGGTTGATGTAAGTGAAatccttattttatttgttcGTCATTCATTGTATATCATGATCCACTCCAAAACATTCAAATGATGACATTAGGTATATGCATGAGTGGAGTGAAACCTTGGGTCGAGGTTCCAACTATGCATTCCTTGAGCCACAGTCGTTGGTGGTTTCAAAGGATACACGTGGCGAATGCGAAGAATATCTTGAAAGATGGCTGAAGGAATTTGACCGAGAGGTGTACGTTGGACCTTACTTCCATCAGTAAGTCATGTTTAACAATAATACTTTAACCGATGTTTGGCTTTATATGTATGTAATGTGTATGAGATGCAGGGCACATTGGCAGCTCCTACTTTTGTGTCCTAGGCAACATGTTGTTGTTTGGTTGTGTTCGTTGCGTAGGAAACCTGATATGCATATTAAAGCCGCAATTAATAGGTTAACTCTTAACATATTACTTTTTCCATGCCTTCTTTAATGGTCATCATTGAATATGTTGTTGTTCTAGACGCGTTGATATGCTTTTTTTAAACCAGTGTAATGACCAAATTAAAGACGAGTTCGTCTCCTGAAAGTAAGGCAGTTGCACCTAAGTGGATTGAAGTTAAGGTTAGTGATATGTACCATGTGTTATTGTTGTCTACtgataatcatttaattttgtaatgttTACGATATTCAAATTCTTTCCATTGTAGAGTCACGTTCAAAGCGGATGTTATGAATGTGGatattatgtgatgcattggatgtggaacaTCATAACCAGCGACATCAAGAGTGATTGGTCCATGGTATACATAAACTTGACTTTCTAAGAGTGTTTGGTATCATTCAAACTgaaatttgttatttgtagtactaacttttaaatattaatacatgTAGTGATTTGGTGATGACACACCATTGGACAAGGACAACATCACAACAATTCGAAAGAAATGggcaagatattttttaaagacaGCGTGTAAAAATGGCTAATGATGAGCTAGCGACTAATCTCTATTCTTGTATTTCAGACAAttggttttgttatttttagtctGCACTTTTGAAATTTTGAGTGATGGTACTAATACAGTGACCAATGACAATTGCTATAATGGTCATGTGCTGAAACTTCATGGTCTTCTATTTTTAGTATTAGCTAGTCATTCACATATGATATGATCTGGATTTCACTTGTGTTTTGTTGGGCTTCTACATGCTAAAGCCTTCTCCTTTAACTTGTATAACATTAACTTGCTTTCCTTAAGGTGTTTTGCCAGGATGTTTGAGAGGCTTTTTGGCAGGGTTTTTGACTGAAAGGTGTGGGTGTTGACTATATTCAAGACCTATCTTCGCATTCTTTCCTCCACAGGTATTACAATACAAAACttcattataattttagaaTGGTAGTAAATACGAAATAACGTTCCTTTGATGACATATAGCTAATGTTAAGAATTTTAGCATGGTATTaatttccagcattgagtagaagaagaacattttttttttggttattgcTAATAATTTCATTTGAGCTATTTAGGAGAATGAaattttgatgtattttggggTACTTTTTTGTACTATGAATACTCATTGTCTGCTtaggttatttttataattgtctCCTTTCCTAAGTTGctagatcatttttttttttaaagcatacGCCAGTTAATTAAGTGTTTAACATCAACAAAGTACACAAATTGCTCTTGCAAACATTAGAAGGCACAAAAAACAACATCCCAATAAATGACTCAAAATTCCTAAGCATAGTGATAAGATTTAAGGAAGATAAAGAACCTAGCACATCATCAACTCTACCAAACAACAATGTCTGTTGAACCGAGATTCTCAGTCAACAAGGATTTGTTCACTGTTAGCATCTGCCTCAGTCTCaaccttgggttttgaaggagGAGCTCCAGGGGcttgcttcttcttcatcccaCTCACTATATCATCAATCCTCAGAAGCATACACGAACACTTTGTCCCTTCACTCCCTTGCCATCCCTCCTAATTTTCtccatttgcatgttttccTTGTAGACCAGTCATAGTCCGGATGACATTTACTCCACAATTTTGAGCCAAAGTTCGTGGTATGGCTTCAAAAGCTACGGCAGCAGCTTCATAAGGGCACTTCTCTATGCCCTCAATagatgaaatcttttgtttcaaGCCAGCCGACACCGTCAACTCTGTAGCACCACCTCCAGGAACAAGTTTAGGATTTTTTATAATGTTCCTTGCAACAGACATGGCATCCTGTGGGTTTCTTTCAACTTCATTGAATAGATCCTTACTAGCACCCCTTAGTAGAACAGTACAAGCCTTGGGTTCTTTGCAATCAACAATATATGCGAAGTACTCATCTCCAATTTTGTTAACCTCAAATAACCCAGCACCAGTACCAACATCAGACTCCTGCAATTCATCTGGTCTGTTCACAATAACAGCACCACAAGCCTTTGCAATTCTATTATTATCACTTTTCCTCAGCCTCCTCATTGCACTAACTCCATGCTTGCTGAGATAATGGGTTGCCAAATCAGTCAGACCCTTGTCCAAAATAACCAAGTCCAGTTTAAACTTCAATATCTGCATGCATAGCTCCTCAATATATTATTCTTCCATCTTCAATAAGAGAATCCAGTCTTCTTCTTTGAGCAGTTCGGCATTTGTTTGGTTTTCACCCTTTTTGTACTCAAGGggagaatcaagaagaatgatGCGTGGGTTAACAACCTTTTGGACATTTTGCCAGGGGAAAccacatctttttttttatcatgactc
It includes:
- the LOC102662920 gene encoding BTB/POZ domain-containing protein At5g47800, yielding MGLIDYVQVKWSYTYTRPGYTRKQHHSVPKDWWTEDVSDLNIDLFRCILMAIRSTYVLPPQLIGEALHVYACKWLPSITKLKSSFNSATQAEKSKAVSRKILETIVSMIPANRGSISAGFLLRLLSISSPHGVSPVTKTELVKRANIQFEEATVSDLLYPSTSPLDQNFYDTELVLAVLESYLKFWKKISPATVDNRHLIKSIRSVGKLIDSYLQVVARDDNMPVSKFVSLAETVPAIGRLGHDDLYQAINIYLKVNFP